A genome region from Pseudorca crassidens isolate mPseCra1 chromosome 20, mPseCra1.hap1, whole genome shotgun sequence includes the following:
- the SETD6 gene encoding N-lysine methyltransferase SETD6 isoform X3: MATQAKRRRVSCGGRRRSTPLRRASPLPRPQRRPARGCAACRGSFAALHIPSPNPGPSSARAAVFSAPSELFRAGQRHCACLSQVAGLAGSEDPAPVASFLSWCRRVGLELSPKVAVSRQGTVAGYGMVARESVQPGELLFAVPRAALLSQHTCSISGLLERERGALQSQSGWVPLLLALLHELQAPASPWSPYFALWPELGRLEHPMFCPRVRSLELYRQLVALVMAYSFQEPLEEEDDEKEPNSPLMVPAADVLNHLANHNANLEYSPNCLRMVATQPIPKGHEIFNTYGQMANWQLIHMYGFTEPYPDNTDDTADIQMVTVREAALQGTKVEAERLLLYERWDFLCKLEMVGEEGAFVIGREEVLTEEELAMTLKVLCMPAEEFREFKDQDGWGDDKREEDSLTITNIPKLKASWRQLLRDSVLLTLQTYATDLKTEQDLLSSKEVYATLSWREQQALQVRYGQKMILHQLLELTN; the protein is encoded by the exons ATGGCGACCCAGGCGAAGCGCCGGCGGGTGAGTTGTGGCGGCAGACGCAGGAGCACCCCTCTCCGCCGCGCCTCGCCGCTTCCCCGTCCGCAGCGCCGTCCCGCACGCGGCTGCGCGGCCTGCCGCGGGTCATTTGCCGCactccacatcccctcccccaaccccggcCCTTCCTCCGCGCGCGCCGCCGTCTTCTCCGCCCCCAGCGAGCTCTTCCGGGCGGGGCAACGCCACTGCGCTTGCTTATCTCAGGTGGCAGGGCTTGCGGGCAGCGAGGACCCGGCCCCGGTGGCCAGCTTCCTGAGCTGGTGCCGGCGGGTAGGACTGGAGCTGAGTCCCAAG GTGGCGGTGAGCCGGCAGGGCACGGTGGCCGGCTACGGCATGGTGGCCCGGGAGAGCGTGCAGCCCGGGGAGCTGCTGTTCGCGGTGCCGCGGGCCGCACTTCTGTCGCAGCACACCTGCTCAATCAGCGGCCTGCTGGAGCGAG AGCGAGGCGCGCTGCAGAGCCAGTCGGGATGGGTGCCGCTGCTGCTGGCGCTGCTGCACGAGCTGCAGGCCCCGGCCTCGCCCTGGAGCCCCTACTTTGCGCTGTGGCCCGAGCTGGGCCGCTTGGAGCACCCCATGTTCTG CCCCAGGGTTCGCTCTCTGGAACTCTACCGCCAGCTCGTGGCTCTTGTGATGGCCTACAG CTTTCAGGAACCACTGGAGGAAGAGGATGATGAAAAGGAGCCAAACTCTCCTTTGATGGTGCCTGCTGCAGACGTACTAAACCACTTAGCCAATCACAATGCCAATCTAGAATACTCTCCA AATTGTCTTCGGATGGTGGCCACTCAGCCCATTCCTAAAGGCCATGAGATTTTCAACACTTATGGGCAAATGGCTAACTGGCAGTTGATTCACATGTATGGCTTTACTGAACCGTATCCTGACAACACGGATGACACGGCTGACATTCAGATGGTGACGGTTCGTGAAGCAGCGTTACAGG GAACAAAAGTTGAAGCTGAAAGGCTCCTACTGTATGAACGCTGGGATTTCTTATGCAAACTGGAGATGGTAGGGGAAGAGGGAGCCTTTGTGATTGGGCGGGAAGAAGTGCTGACAGAAGAGGAACTGGCCATGACACTCAAG GTACTGTGCATGCCTGCTGAGGAGTTCAGAGAATTTAAAGACCAGGATGGATGGGGAGATGATAAAAGGGAAGAGGACAGCCTGACAATCACAAATATCCCCAAACTCAAAGCATCATGGAGACAGCTTCTTCGGGACAGTGTTTTATTGACCCTGCAAACTTATGCCACAGACTTAAAAACTGAGCAAGATTTACTCAGTAGTAAGGAGGTCTACGCCACACTCAGCTGGAGGGAACAGCAAGCCTTACAGGTTCGTTATGGTCAGAAGATGATCTTACACCAATTGTTGGAACTGACTAACTAG
- the SETD6 gene encoding N-lysine methyltransferase SETD6 isoform X1, which yields MATQAKRRRVSCGGRRRSTPLRRASPLPRPQRRPARGCAACRGSFAALHIPSPNPGPSSARAAVFSAPSELFRAGQRHCACLSQVAGLAGSEDPAPVASFLSWCRRVGLELSPKVAVSRQGTVAGYGMVARESVQPGELLFAVPRAALLSQHTCSISGLLERERGALQSQSGWVPLLLALLHELQAPASPWSPYFALWPELGRLEHPMFWPEEERRRLLQGTGVPEAVEKDLANIRSEYYSIVLPFMEAHPDLFSPRVRSLELYRQLVALVMAYSFQEPLEEEDDEKEPNSPLMVPAADVLNHLANHNANLEYSPNCLRMVATQPIPKGHEIFNTYGQMANWQLIHMYGFTEPYPDNTDDTADIQMVTVREAALQGTKVEAERLLLYERWDFLCKLEMVGEEGAFVIGREEVLTEEELAMTLKVLCMPAEEFREFKDQDGWGDDKREEDSLTITNIPKLKASWRQLLRDSVLLTLQTYATDLKTEQDLLSSKEVYATLSWREQQALQVRYGQKMILHQLLELTN from the exons ATGGCGACCCAGGCGAAGCGCCGGCGGGTGAGTTGTGGCGGCAGACGCAGGAGCACCCCTCTCCGCCGCGCCTCGCCGCTTCCCCGTCCGCAGCGCCGTCCCGCACGCGGCTGCGCGGCCTGCCGCGGGTCATTTGCCGCactccacatcccctcccccaaccccggcCCTTCCTCCGCGCGCGCCGCCGTCTTCTCCGCCCCCAGCGAGCTCTTCCGGGCGGGGCAACGCCACTGCGCTTGCTTATCTCAGGTGGCAGGGCTTGCGGGCAGCGAGGACCCGGCCCCGGTGGCCAGCTTCCTGAGCTGGTGCCGGCGGGTAGGACTGGAGCTGAGTCCCAAG GTGGCGGTGAGCCGGCAGGGCACGGTGGCCGGCTACGGCATGGTGGCCCGGGAGAGCGTGCAGCCCGGGGAGCTGCTGTTCGCGGTGCCGCGGGCCGCACTTCTGTCGCAGCACACCTGCTCAATCAGCGGCCTGCTGGAGCGAG AGCGAGGCGCGCTGCAGAGCCAGTCGGGATGGGTGCCGCTGCTGCTGGCGCTGCTGCACGAGCTGCAGGCCCCGGCCTCGCCCTGGAGCCCCTACTTTGCGCTGTGGCCCGAGCTGGGCCGCTTGGAGCACCCCATGTTCTG GCCAGAGGAGGAGCGCCGGCGATTGCTGCAGGGCACCGGCGTACCCGAGGCTGTGGAGAAGGATTTGGCCAACATCCGCAGCGAGTATTATTCCATCGTGCTGCCCTTCATGGAAGCCCACCCCGATCTTTTCAGCCCCAGGGTTCGCTCTCTGGAACTCTACCGCCAGCTCGTGGCTCTTGTGATGGCCTACAG CTTTCAGGAACCACTGGAGGAAGAGGATGATGAAAAGGAGCCAAACTCTCCTTTGATGGTGCCTGCTGCAGACGTACTAAACCACTTAGCCAATCACAATGCCAATCTAGAATACTCTCCA AATTGTCTTCGGATGGTGGCCACTCAGCCCATTCCTAAAGGCCATGAGATTTTCAACACTTATGGGCAAATGGCTAACTGGCAGTTGATTCACATGTATGGCTTTACTGAACCGTATCCTGACAACACGGATGACACGGCTGACATTCAGATGGTGACGGTTCGTGAAGCAGCGTTACAGG GAACAAAAGTTGAAGCTGAAAGGCTCCTACTGTATGAACGCTGGGATTTCTTATGCAAACTGGAGATGGTAGGGGAAGAGGGAGCCTTTGTGATTGGGCGGGAAGAAGTGCTGACAGAAGAGGAACTGGCCATGACACTCAAG GTACTGTGCATGCCTGCTGAGGAGTTCAGAGAATTTAAAGACCAGGATGGATGGGGAGATGATAAAAGGGAAGAGGACAGCCTGACAATCACAAATATCCCCAAACTCAAAGCATCATGGAGACAGCTTCTTCGGGACAGTGTTTTATTGACCCTGCAAACTTATGCCACAGACTTAAAAACTGAGCAAGATTTACTCAGTAGTAAGGAGGTCTACGCCACACTCAGCTGGAGGGAACAGCAAGCCTTACAGGTTCGTTATGGTCAGAAGATGATCTTACACCAATTGTTGGAACTGACTAACTAG
- the SETD6 gene encoding N-lysine methyltransferase SETD6 isoform X4 yields MATQAKRRRVSCGGRRRSTPLRRASPLPRPQRRPARGCAACRGSFAALHIPSPNPGPSSARAAVFSAPSELFRAGQRHCACLSQVAGLAGSEDPAPVASFLSWCRRVGLELSPKVAVSRQGTVAGYGMVARESVQPGELLFAVPRAALLSQHTCSISGLLERERGALQSQSGWVPLLLALLHELQAPASPWSPYFALWPELGRLEHPMFCFQEPLEEEDDEKEPNSPLMVPAADVLNHLANHNANLEYSPNCLRMVATQPIPKGHEIFNTYGQMANWQLIHMYGFTEPYPDNTDDTADIQMVTVREAALQGTKVEAERLLLYERWDFLCKLEMVGEEGAFVIGREEVLTEEELAMTLKVLCMPAEEFREFKDQDGWGDDKREEDSLTITNIPKLKASWRQLLRDSVLLTLQTYATDLKTEQDLLSSKEVYATLSWREQQALQVRYGQKMILHQLLELTN; encoded by the exons ATGGCGACCCAGGCGAAGCGCCGGCGGGTGAGTTGTGGCGGCAGACGCAGGAGCACCCCTCTCCGCCGCGCCTCGCCGCTTCCCCGTCCGCAGCGCCGTCCCGCACGCGGCTGCGCGGCCTGCCGCGGGTCATTTGCCGCactccacatcccctcccccaaccccggcCCTTCCTCCGCGCGCGCCGCCGTCTTCTCCGCCCCCAGCGAGCTCTTCCGGGCGGGGCAACGCCACTGCGCTTGCTTATCTCAGGTGGCAGGGCTTGCGGGCAGCGAGGACCCGGCCCCGGTGGCCAGCTTCCTGAGCTGGTGCCGGCGGGTAGGACTGGAGCTGAGTCCCAAG GTGGCGGTGAGCCGGCAGGGCACGGTGGCCGGCTACGGCATGGTGGCCCGGGAGAGCGTGCAGCCCGGGGAGCTGCTGTTCGCGGTGCCGCGGGCCGCACTTCTGTCGCAGCACACCTGCTCAATCAGCGGCCTGCTGGAGCGAG AGCGAGGCGCGCTGCAGAGCCAGTCGGGATGGGTGCCGCTGCTGCTGGCGCTGCTGCACGAGCTGCAGGCCCCGGCCTCGCCCTGGAGCCCCTACTTTGCGCTGTGGCCCGAGCTGGGCCGCTTGGAGCACCCCATGTTCTG CTTTCAGGAACCACTGGAGGAAGAGGATGATGAAAAGGAGCCAAACTCTCCTTTGATGGTGCCTGCTGCAGACGTACTAAACCACTTAGCCAATCACAATGCCAATCTAGAATACTCTCCA AATTGTCTTCGGATGGTGGCCACTCAGCCCATTCCTAAAGGCCATGAGATTTTCAACACTTATGGGCAAATGGCTAACTGGCAGTTGATTCACATGTATGGCTTTACTGAACCGTATCCTGACAACACGGATGACACGGCTGACATTCAGATGGTGACGGTTCGTGAAGCAGCGTTACAGG GAACAAAAGTTGAAGCTGAAAGGCTCCTACTGTATGAACGCTGGGATTTCTTATGCAAACTGGAGATGGTAGGGGAAGAGGGAGCCTTTGTGATTGGGCGGGAAGAAGTGCTGACAGAAGAGGAACTGGCCATGACACTCAAG GTACTGTGCATGCCTGCTGAGGAGTTCAGAGAATTTAAAGACCAGGATGGATGGGGAGATGATAAAAGGGAAGAGGACAGCCTGACAATCACAAATATCCCCAAACTCAAAGCATCATGGAGACAGCTTCTTCGGGACAGTGTTTTATTGACCCTGCAAACTTATGCCACAGACTTAAAAACTGAGCAAGATTTACTCAGTAGTAAGGAGGTCTACGCCACACTCAGCTGGAGGGAACAGCAAGCCTTACAGGTTCGTTATGGTCAGAAGATGATCTTACACCAATTGTTGGAACTGACTAACTAG
- the SETD6 gene encoding N-lysine methyltransferase SETD6 isoform X6 produces the protein MATQAKRRRVAGLAGSEDPAPVASFLSWCRRVGLELSPKVAVSRQGTVAGYGMVARESVQPGELLFAVPRAALLSQHTCSISGLLERERGALQSQSGWVPLLLALLHELQAPASPWSPYFALWPELGRLEHPMFCPRVRSLELYRQLVALVMAYSFQEPLEEEDDEKEPNSPLMVPAADVLNHLANHNANLEYSPNCLRMVATQPIPKGHEIFNTYGQMANWQLIHMYGFTEPYPDNTDDTADIQMVTVREAALQGTKVEAERLLLYERWDFLCKLEMVGEEGAFVIGREEVLTEEELAMTLKVLCMPAEEFREFKDQDGWGDDKREEDSLTITNIPKLKASWRQLLRDSVLLTLQTYATDLKTEQDLLSSKEVYATLSWREQQALQVRYGQKMILHQLLELTN, from the exons ATGGCGACCCAGGCGAAGCGCCGGCGG GTGGCAGGGCTTGCGGGCAGCGAGGACCCGGCCCCGGTGGCCAGCTTCCTGAGCTGGTGCCGGCGGGTAGGACTGGAGCTGAGTCCCAAG GTGGCGGTGAGCCGGCAGGGCACGGTGGCCGGCTACGGCATGGTGGCCCGGGAGAGCGTGCAGCCCGGGGAGCTGCTGTTCGCGGTGCCGCGGGCCGCACTTCTGTCGCAGCACACCTGCTCAATCAGCGGCCTGCTGGAGCGAG AGCGAGGCGCGCTGCAGAGCCAGTCGGGATGGGTGCCGCTGCTGCTGGCGCTGCTGCACGAGCTGCAGGCCCCGGCCTCGCCCTGGAGCCCCTACTTTGCGCTGTGGCCCGAGCTGGGCCGCTTGGAGCACCCCATGTTCTG CCCCAGGGTTCGCTCTCTGGAACTCTACCGCCAGCTCGTGGCTCTTGTGATGGCCTACAG CTTTCAGGAACCACTGGAGGAAGAGGATGATGAAAAGGAGCCAAACTCTCCTTTGATGGTGCCTGCTGCAGACGTACTAAACCACTTAGCCAATCACAATGCCAATCTAGAATACTCTCCA AATTGTCTTCGGATGGTGGCCACTCAGCCCATTCCTAAAGGCCATGAGATTTTCAACACTTATGGGCAAATGGCTAACTGGCAGTTGATTCACATGTATGGCTTTACTGAACCGTATCCTGACAACACGGATGACACGGCTGACATTCAGATGGTGACGGTTCGTGAAGCAGCGTTACAGG GAACAAAAGTTGAAGCTGAAAGGCTCCTACTGTATGAACGCTGGGATTTCTTATGCAAACTGGAGATGGTAGGGGAAGAGGGAGCCTTTGTGATTGGGCGGGAAGAAGTGCTGACAGAAGAGGAACTGGCCATGACACTCAAG GTACTGTGCATGCCTGCTGAGGAGTTCAGAGAATTTAAAGACCAGGATGGATGGGGAGATGATAAAAGGGAAGAGGACAGCCTGACAATCACAAATATCCCCAAACTCAAAGCATCATGGAGACAGCTTCTTCGGGACAGTGTTTTATTGACCCTGCAAACTTATGCCACAGACTTAAAAACTGAGCAAGATTTACTCAGTAGTAAGGAGGTCTACGCCACACTCAGCTGGAGGGAACAGCAAGCCTTACAGGTTCGTTATGGTCAGAAGATGATCTTACACCAATTGTTGGAACTGACTAACTAG
- the SETD6 gene encoding N-lysine methyltransferase SETD6 isoform X2, whose translation MATQAKRRRVSCGGRRRSTPLRRASPLPRPQRRPARGCAACRGSFAALHIPSPNPGPSSARAAVFSAPSELFRAGQRHCACLSQVAGLAGSEDPAPVASFLSWCRRVGLELSPKVAVSRQGTVAGYGMVARESVQPGELLFAVPRAALLSQHTCSISGLLERERGALQSQSGWVPLLLALLHELQAPASPWSPYFALWPELGRLEHPMFWPEEERRRLLQGTGVPEAVEKDLANIRSEYYSIVLPFMEAHPDLFSPRVRSLELYRQLVALVMAYSFQEPLEEEDDEKEPNSPLMVPAADVLNHLANHNANLEYSPNCLRMVATQPIPKGHEIFNTYGQMANWQLIHMYGFTEPYPDNTDDTADIQMVTVREAALQGTKVEAERLLLYERWDFLCKLEMVGEEGAFVIGREEVLTEEELAMTLKVLCMPAEEFREFKDQDGWGDDKREEDSLTITNIPKLKASWRQLLRDSVLLTLQTYATDLKTEQDLLSSKEVYATLSWREQQALQECPGEELSAKLVHIDA comes from the exons ATGGCGACCCAGGCGAAGCGCCGGCGGGTGAGTTGTGGCGGCAGACGCAGGAGCACCCCTCTCCGCCGCGCCTCGCCGCTTCCCCGTCCGCAGCGCCGTCCCGCACGCGGCTGCGCGGCCTGCCGCGGGTCATTTGCCGCactccacatcccctcccccaaccccggcCCTTCCTCCGCGCGCGCCGCCGTCTTCTCCGCCCCCAGCGAGCTCTTCCGGGCGGGGCAACGCCACTGCGCTTGCTTATCTCAGGTGGCAGGGCTTGCGGGCAGCGAGGACCCGGCCCCGGTGGCCAGCTTCCTGAGCTGGTGCCGGCGGGTAGGACTGGAGCTGAGTCCCAAG GTGGCGGTGAGCCGGCAGGGCACGGTGGCCGGCTACGGCATGGTGGCCCGGGAGAGCGTGCAGCCCGGGGAGCTGCTGTTCGCGGTGCCGCGGGCCGCACTTCTGTCGCAGCACACCTGCTCAATCAGCGGCCTGCTGGAGCGAG AGCGAGGCGCGCTGCAGAGCCAGTCGGGATGGGTGCCGCTGCTGCTGGCGCTGCTGCACGAGCTGCAGGCCCCGGCCTCGCCCTGGAGCCCCTACTTTGCGCTGTGGCCCGAGCTGGGCCGCTTGGAGCACCCCATGTTCTG GCCAGAGGAGGAGCGCCGGCGATTGCTGCAGGGCACCGGCGTACCCGAGGCTGTGGAGAAGGATTTGGCCAACATCCGCAGCGAGTATTATTCCATCGTGCTGCCCTTCATGGAAGCCCACCCCGATCTTTTCAGCCCCAGGGTTCGCTCTCTGGAACTCTACCGCCAGCTCGTGGCTCTTGTGATGGCCTACAG CTTTCAGGAACCACTGGAGGAAGAGGATGATGAAAAGGAGCCAAACTCTCCTTTGATGGTGCCTGCTGCAGACGTACTAAACCACTTAGCCAATCACAATGCCAATCTAGAATACTCTCCA AATTGTCTTCGGATGGTGGCCACTCAGCCCATTCCTAAAGGCCATGAGATTTTCAACACTTATGGGCAAATGGCTAACTGGCAGTTGATTCACATGTATGGCTTTACTGAACCGTATCCTGACAACACGGATGACACGGCTGACATTCAGATGGTGACGGTTCGTGAAGCAGCGTTACAGG GAACAAAAGTTGAAGCTGAAAGGCTCCTACTGTATGAACGCTGGGATTTCTTATGCAAACTGGAGATGGTAGGGGAAGAGGGAGCCTTTGTGATTGGGCGGGAAGAAGTGCTGACAGAAGAGGAACTGGCCATGACACTCAAG GTACTGTGCATGCCTGCTGAGGAGTTCAGAGAATTTAAAGACCAGGATGGATGGGGAGATGATAAAAGGGAAGAGGACAGCCTGACAATCACAAATATCCCCAAACTCAAAGCATCATGGAGACAGCTTCTTCGGGACAGTGTTTTATTGACCCTGCAAACTTATGCCACAGACTTAAAAACTGAGCAAGATTTACTCAGTAGTAAGGAGGTCTACGCCACACTCAGCTGGAGGGAACAGCAAGCCTTACAG GAATGTCCAGGAGAAGAACTTTCTGCTAAGCTGGTACACATTGATGCTTGA
- the SETD6 gene encoding N-lysine methyltransferase SETD6 isoform X5, translating to MATQAKRRRVAGLAGSEDPAPVASFLSWCRRVGLELSPKVAVSRQGTVAGYGMVARESVQPGELLFAVPRAALLSQHTCSISGLLERERGALQSQSGWVPLLLALLHELQAPASPWSPYFALWPELGRLEHPMFWPEEERRRLLQGTGVPEAVEKDLANIRSEYYSIVLPFMEAHPDLFSPRVRSLELYRQLVALVMAYSFQEPLEEEDDEKEPNSPLMVPAADVLNHLANHNANLEYSPNCLRMVATQPIPKGHEIFNTYGQMANWQLIHMYGFTEPYPDNTDDTADIQMVTVREAALQGTKVEAERLLLYERWDFLCKLEMVGEEGAFVIGREEVLTEEELAMTLKVLCMPAEEFREFKDQDGWGDDKREEDSLTITNIPKLKASWRQLLRDSVLLTLQTYATDLKTEQDLLSSKEVYATLSWREQQALQVRYGQKMILHQLLELTN from the exons ATGGCGACCCAGGCGAAGCGCCGGCGG GTGGCAGGGCTTGCGGGCAGCGAGGACCCGGCCCCGGTGGCCAGCTTCCTGAGCTGGTGCCGGCGGGTAGGACTGGAGCTGAGTCCCAAG GTGGCGGTGAGCCGGCAGGGCACGGTGGCCGGCTACGGCATGGTGGCCCGGGAGAGCGTGCAGCCCGGGGAGCTGCTGTTCGCGGTGCCGCGGGCCGCACTTCTGTCGCAGCACACCTGCTCAATCAGCGGCCTGCTGGAGCGAG AGCGAGGCGCGCTGCAGAGCCAGTCGGGATGGGTGCCGCTGCTGCTGGCGCTGCTGCACGAGCTGCAGGCCCCGGCCTCGCCCTGGAGCCCCTACTTTGCGCTGTGGCCCGAGCTGGGCCGCTTGGAGCACCCCATGTTCTG GCCAGAGGAGGAGCGCCGGCGATTGCTGCAGGGCACCGGCGTACCCGAGGCTGTGGAGAAGGATTTGGCCAACATCCGCAGCGAGTATTATTCCATCGTGCTGCCCTTCATGGAAGCCCACCCCGATCTTTTCAGCCCCAGGGTTCGCTCTCTGGAACTCTACCGCCAGCTCGTGGCTCTTGTGATGGCCTACAG CTTTCAGGAACCACTGGAGGAAGAGGATGATGAAAAGGAGCCAAACTCTCCTTTGATGGTGCCTGCTGCAGACGTACTAAACCACTTAGCCAATCACAATGCCAATCTAGAATACTCTCCA AATTGTCTTCGGATGGTGGCCACTCAGCCCATTCCTAAAGGCCATGAGATTTTCAACACTTATGGGCAAATGGCTAACTGGCAGTTGATTCACATGTATGGCTTTACTGAACCGTATCCTGACAACACGGATGACACGGCTGACATTCAGATGGTGACGGTTCGTGAAGCAGCGTTACAGG GAACAAAAGTTGAAGCTGAAAGGCTCCTACTGTATGAACGCTGGGATTTCTTATGCAAACTGGAGATGGTAGGGGAAGAGGGAGCCTTTGTGATTGGGCGGGAAGAAGTGCTGACAGAAGAGGAACTGGCCATGACACTCAAG GTACTGTGCATGCCTGCTGAGGAGTTCAGAGAATTTAAAGACCAGGATGGATGGGGAGATGATAAAAGGGAAGAGGACAGCCTGACAATCACAAATATCCCCAAACTCAAAGCATCATGGAGACAGCTTCTTCGGGACAGTGTTTTATTGACCCTGCAAACTTATGCCACAGACTTAAAAACTGAGCAAGATTTACTCAGTAGTAAGGAGGTCTACGCCACACTCAGCTGGAGGGAACAGCAAGCCTTACAGGTTCGTTATGGTCAGAAGATGATCTTACACCAATTGTTGGAACTGACTAACTAG